In Candidatus Omnitrophota bacterium, the genomic window AGTATTAATAACCGACGTTGGTTTTGGAGTTTCTCAAATTCTTCCCGTTTTAGTGCTTTGCTATTATGCGCCGAAAGGTTCGATAATCCTTTTGGAACAGCCTGAAATTCATCTGCATCCATCCGTCCAGTCGGTTTTGGCCGATGTCTTTATCGATGTGGTCAACAATAGAGGCGTGCAATTGATAATTGAAAGCCACAGCGAACATCTACTGCGGCGGCTGCAACGCCGTATTGCGGAAGAAAAACTAGCATCGGAAGATGCAGCGCTCTACTTCTGTAAAATGGATGAAGATTCATCGAAGATAGAAAAACTGGAAGTCAATCCATACGGAGATATATGCAATTGGCCAAAAGATTTCTTTGGCGATGAAATGGACGATCTCGTGGAAATGACGAAGGCGAAAATGAAGCGTATGCAGCAGGAAGAGCGTCATTCATGAAATACGTAGTGGATACGAATGTGCCGATCGTGGCTAACGGTAGATCGGAACAGGCTTCTTCGGAATGCGTAATCGCTTGCGCGGAAATGATCCAGAAAATAACAAATTCAGGGATGATAGTAATTGATAACCAGTGGCTTATCATAAATGAATATTCGAACAAATTAAATCAAAAAGGTCAGCCCGGCGTTGGAGACGCTTTCCTTAAATGGATTCTTACGAATAATAGAAATCCTTGTCTATGCGAACAGGTGAAAATTACTCCCACAAATTCCCATAAAAACAATTTTAAAGAATTTCCCAACGATCAACGGCTAAAGAAATTCGATCCCAGCGACCGGAAATTCGTCGCCGTGGCGCGCGCTCATAATGAGCATCCCCCTATTCTTCAAGCCGTGGACGCTAAATGGCGGAATTATCGAAAAATCCTTTCCGAGCATGACGTAACCGTTCAATTTCTTTGCCCGCAAGACAACAAAAAAAACTAACACGGCTTCTTATCCGCCCCCCGAGCGTACGACGATGTCGCCTACGCTTTTTAGGCCGTTGGTGGCGTCGAAGGGGACGGCGCGGACGGGATCGCTGGCTCCGGCGCCGATGCCGAAGGTTTTATCTGGGCCGCTGCCCACGAGCGCGAACTCGTCCAGCCCCAAAGGACGCAATCCTAGTTTTTCCGCGATGCCCGGCTTGAGCGCGTTGATGTTGTGATTGTACTCGTTCGTGCCGGATACGCCTCGGTAGGAGGATTCGTAGTCCCCGTAAAGGTACGTCGTTCTCTCGCCGCCGATGGCTTCGAAGAAGGGATCTTCGGGCAGGGCGGCCATATAAGGAATGGGGCTGGTCAAGACGGCGAGTACCGCCCAGTTCGAGCGCGTTTCGCAGTCCGGCCCCATGCCTACCTTGTTAAAAAATTTTTCCAGCCGTTCGCAGCCGAGCGCCGTGTCGTCGTCCCAATAATCAATGGGATAAAAGCCCTTGTCCACATGCAGATTCATAACCGCCGTCGACAGGCTTTTCATATC contains:
- a CDS encoding prepilin-type N-terminal cleavage/methylation domain-containing protein, producing MKKNAFTLIELLIVVAIIGVLAAIAVPNFLNAQIRAKIARNQSDMKSLSTAVMNLHVDKGFYPIDYWDDDTALGCERLEKFFNKVGMGPDCETRSNWAVLAVLTSPIPYMAALPEDPFFEAIGGERTTYLYGDYESSYRGVSGTNEYNHNINALKPGIAEKLGLRPLGLDEFALVGSGPDKTFGIGAGASDPVRAVPFDATNGLKSVGDIVVRSGGG